Proteins from a genomic interval of Arachis hypogaea cultivar Tifrunner chromosome 10, arahy.Tifrunner.gnm2.J5K5, whole genome shotgun sequence:
- the LOC112717906 gene encoding uncharacterized mitochondrial protein AtMg00810 yields the protein MLTSLGYSQSKHDYSLFTKRTGETFTAALAYVDDLILTGNNIQEIESTKRHLHEAFKIKDIGDVKFFLGLEVARESKGIAVNQRKYVLDLLADYGMTDCKPVSTPMDYSNKLSKNSTPPYSDVASYRRLIGKLVYLTTTRPDISFAVDKLSHCLDCPTTAHYQAAIRVLKYLKQAPAAGLFFSFFSTSSDLLLSGYSDADWASCIDTRRSISGFCFYLRTSLISWKSKKQLTVSKSSSEAEYRALASATCEAQWLSYLMSDLGLPCSSPIPIYCDSQSARHIAANPIFHERTKHIEVDCHVVREK from the coding sequence ATGCTCACATCTCTTGGTTATTCTCAATCCAAACATGACTACTCTCTCTTCACAAAACGGACCGGTGAGACCTTCACTGCTGCCCTAGCCTATGTTGATGATCTCATACTCACTGGGAATAATATACAAGAGATTGAATCTACCAAGAGACACCTTCATGAGGCTTTCAAAATCAAGGATATTGGGGATGTTAAATTCTTCTTAGGACTAGAAGTCGCCAGGGAAAGCAAGGGAATTGCTGTTAATCAACGAAAATATGTGCTTGATCTTCTAGCTGACTATGGTATGACTGATTGTAAACCTGTATCTACTCCTATGGACTACTCTAACAAGTTAAGTAAAAATTCAACTCCTCCCTATTCTGATGTGGCTTCATATCGACGATTAATTGGCAAGCTTGTTTATCTTACCACAACAAGACCTGACATTTCTTTTGCCGTTGACAAACTCAGTCACTGCCTTGATTGTCCAACCACTGCTCATTATCAAGCTGCCATTCGTGTCTTAAAGTATCTCAAACAAGCCCCTGCAGctggtttatttttctcatttttctcaaCTTCCTCAGATTTGTTGCTTTCGGGTTACTCTGACGCCGATTGGGCATCATGCATCGATACAAGAAGGTCCATTTCTGGTTTCTGTTTCTACTTGAGGACCTCCCTCATTTCATGGAAGAGTAAGAAACAATTGACAGTGTCCAAATCCTCTTCAGAGGCAGAGTATCGTGCTCTTGCCTCAGCAACTTGTGAAGCTCAATGGCTCTCTTATCTTATGTCTGATCTTGGCTTACCTTGTTCTAGTCCTATTCCTATCTATTGTGACAGCCAATCCGCTCGTCACATTGCTGCCAATCCCATTTTTCATGAGCGCACTAAACACATCGAAGTCGATTGCCACGTCGTACGAGAAAAATAG
- the LOC140175747 gene encoding uncharacterized protein gives MARKGGRHLEGTQRTEKNRAGSRREKADGGTADGGTEQWRDALVVVVAATKLQCQLPAPVRRCRLRGEGEKDWKKLDPRAKKCVFLGFKHGIKGFLVLDLKTNELIVSRDVTFYEHVLPFKNSASTTNDNSMNFHSTAQAHDSIAFDTLFDYLHTHNPPQGHTFISDTAHASITPQNNIHFTHINASASPSLPRPASQLAQHNSQLPPSLPDIRRSTKEKKQPAYLNDFHCFQTSIDSAVTKSSRYPISNYVSSHNLSKTHHTLSVAIASSVEPKHYEEAIVESCWKDAISAELKALATNKTWTLTHLPIGKKAIGCKWVFKLKLKPDGSVERHKARLVAKGYTQRQGFDFFDTYSPVAKMTTLRLLLALAAAKDWHLHQLDVNTAFLHGDLDEEVYMQLPPGLVVSQTGLVCKLQKSLYGLKQASRQ, from the exons ATGGCGAGAAAAGGCGGACGGCACCTTGAGGGTACCCAGAGAACGGAGAAGAACAGAGCTGGGTCACGGCGAGAAAAGGCGGACGGCGGAACCGCGGATGGCGGAACAGAGCAGTGGCGCGACGCGCttgtggtggtggtggcagcTACGAAACTGCAGTGCCAGTTGCCTGCTCCGGTGCGGCGGTGCCGGCTACGGGGCGAAGGAGAAAAGGATTG GAAAAAGCTTGATCCGAGGGCAAAGAAATGTGTTTTCCTTGGATTCAAGCACGGCATAAAAGGTTTTTTGGTTTTGGATTTAAAAACTAATGAACTCATAGTTTCTAGAGATGTGACATTTTATGAGCATGTTTTACCCTTCAAAAATTCTGCATCCACTACTAATGACAATAGTATGAACTTTCATTCCACTGCACAAGCACATGATTCCATTGCATTTGATACACTTTTTGACTACTTACACACGCACAATCCACCACAAGGTCATACATTCATTTCCGACACAGCTCATGCATCCATCACACCTCAAAATAATATTCATTTCACTCATATTAATGCATCAGCATCTCCCTCTCTTCCTAGACCTGCATCACAACTTGCACAACATAACTCACAACTTCCACCCTCACTTCCCGATATTAGAAGATctactaaagaaaagaaacaacctGCATATCTTAATGATTTTCATTGTTTTCAAACCTCAATTGATTCCGCTGTGACAAAATCCTCAAGGTATCCAATTTCTAACTATGTTTCTTCTCATAATTTATCTAAGACACATCACACACTATCTGTGGCTATTGCATCGTCTGTTGAACCCAAACATTATGAGGAGGCTATTGTTGAATCTTGTTGGAAAGACGCTATCTCCGCTGAATTAAAAGCTTTGGCTACAAATAAGACCTGGACCCTCACTCATTTACCCATAGGAAAGAAAGCCATTGGTTGTAAATGGGTGTTTAAACTCAAACTGAAGCCTGATGGCTCCGTTGAGAGACATAAAGCAAGACTGGTTGCAAAAGGGTACACTCAGAGGCAAGGCTTTGACTTCTTTGATACATACAGCCCTGTAGCCAAAATGACAACATTACGACTTCTTTTGGCTTTAGCTGCTGCGAAAGATTGGCATCTTCACCAGCTTGATGTTAACACTGCCTTTCTTCATGGTGATCTTGACGAGGAGGTCTACATGCAACTTCCTCCTGGCCTTGTTGTCTCTCAAACCGGGTTGGTGTGCAAGCTTCAAAAATCTCTTTATGGATTAAAGCAAGCTAGTAGACAATAG
- the LOC112716342 gene encoding zinc finger BED domain-containing protein RICESLEEPER 2-like: MNENSNIEAAGMSASTQPSSPPSSVRKNRSAVWDHFDVENAIEKKAKCKYCGSLIQYGNGTSSMGGHLRRCKQNPNNDSNKRRKTTTTPTIDERGVLNSPSASKFDQEEARRALVEMFIGEELPFRFVESPKFRKFVHALQARFKVPSRTTLARDIGALYAEEKMKLQDFLSTNCGRVCLTTDTWTSIQNFTYMSLTAHFVDLDWKLHKKILNFCQVTSHSGEVIGATIESCLNNWNLNRVFSVTVDNASSNDVAIKYLKQRLNSWNSIILNGEFIHMRCCAHIINLIVKEGLKEIDESVLRIRSAVKYVRSSPSRASRFQKCVELEKIQYKGLPCMDVETRWNSTYQMLEVALKHRKAFELLALKDNAYIGEMNGGKGKGVPSDSDWEYAESIVPFLRVFSDATIHVSGTLYVTSDMYMKEVFAIGRFIRHSCDSVDFSTMSMAERMRVKYEKYWGNPDSVNMLLLIAIVLNPMQKIEYVNYFLDYFFGEEKGGELKSKLSKCIKLLYQQYQSSEEASEADTQDVQANNINTDLHGMGFFLQATGRRTNTRSKLDRYLQEECEPYSHKFDILNWWKVNSTRFPILENMAREVLAIPVSTVASESAFSTGGRVLDPYRSSLTPRMVEALVCTGDWLKEDLFSALDDDGEVLQQVDQDIFSSNDGACSMAASIDNLDDD, from the exons atgaatgaaaacagtaatattgAAGCAGCAGGGATGTCCGCTAGCACTCAACCATCTTCTCCACCGTCAAGTGTTCGTAAGAATCGGTCAGCTGTCTGGGATCATTTTGATGTAGAGAATGCTATCGAGAAGAAGGCTAAATGCAAATATTGTGGTAGCTTAATACAATATGGGAATGGAACTAGCTCAATGGGTGGTCATTTGAGAAGATGCAAGCAAAATCCTAATAATGAttcgaacaaaagaagaaaaacgacGACCACACCGACTATAGATGAGCGTGGTGTTTTAAATTCACCCAGTGCTTCCAAATTTGACCAAGAGGAGGCTCGAAGGGCACTTGTGGAAATGTTTATTGGGGAAGAGCTACCATTTCGCTTCGTTGAAAGCCCGAAATTCCGAAAATTTGTGCATGCTCTACAAGCAAGATTCAAAGTTCCTTCACGGACTACATTAGCACGTGACATTGGAGCTCTTTATGCTGAAGAGAAGATGAAGTTGCAAGATTTTCTTTCGACAAATTGTGGTAGAGTATGTCTAACCACTGACACTTggacttcaattcaaaattttacttaTATGAGTTTGACAGCACACTTTGTTGATTTGGATtggaaattacataaaaaaatacttaatttttgtCAAGTGACAAGTCATTCAGGAGAGGTTATAGGAGCAACAATTGAATCTTGTTTAAATAATTGGAATTTGAATCGGGTCTTTAGTGTGACAGTTGATAATGCCTCGTCTAACGATGTTGCAATTAAATATCTGAAGCAGCGATTGAATTCTTGGAATAGCATTATTTTGAATGGTGAATTTATTCATATGAGGTGTTGTGCACATATTATAAACTTAATTGTAAAAGAGGGGTTGAAAGAGATTGATGAATCAGTCTTGAGGATTCGTAGTGCAGTAAAGTATGTTAGATCTTCTCCATCTAGAGCTAGTAGGTTTCAAAAGTGTGTTGAACTAGAAAAAATCCAATATAAAGGCTTGCCTTGCATGGATGTTGAGACTAGGTGGAACTCTACTTATCAAATGTTAGAGGTAGCTTTGAAGCATCGCAAAGCATTTGAGTTGCTTGCTTTGAAAGATAATGCCTATATAGGAGAGATGAATGGAGGAAAAGGGAAAGGTGTTCCTTCTGATTCAGACTGGGAGTATGCTGAGTCCATTGTACCATTTTTGCGAGTGTTCAGTGATGCCACTATACATGTTTCTGGTACCTTATATGTTACCAGTGATATGTATATGAAGGAAGTATTTGCAATTGGACGATTTATTCGTCATTCTTGTGATTCTGTTGATTTTAGTACTATGTCAATGGCAGAAAGGATGAGGGTTAAGTATGAGAAGTATTGGGGCAATCCTGATTCAGTGAATATGTTGTTATTGATTGCTATCGTACTTAATCCAATGCAAAAGATTGAGTATGTCAATTATTTCTTGGATTACTTCtttggagaagaaaaaggaggcGAATTGAAGTCAAAGTTGTCCAAGTGCATAAAGTTACTTTATCAGCAATACCAAAGTTCTGAGGAAGCAAGTGAAGCTGATACGCAAGATGTTCAAGCCAACAACATTAATACCGATCTTCATGGCATGGGCTTTTTTCTGCAAGCAACCGGTCGCAGAACAAATACAAGATCTAAACTTGATAGATATTTACAAGAAGAATGTGAGCCATACTCCCATAAGTTCGATATACTAAACTGGTGGAAGGTCAACTCAACCCGATTTCCAATTCTTGAAAATATGGCTCGTGAGGTATTGGCTATACCTGTTTCTACGGTAGCTTCGGAGTCAGCATTTAGTACTGGAGGAAGAGTCCTTGATCCATACCGCAGTTCTTTAACACCTAGAATGGTAGAAGCCTTAGTCTGCACAGGAGATTGGCTTAAGGAAGATCTTTTCTCTGCTttagatgatgatggtgaagttCTTCAACAAGTTGATCAAG ATATATTTTCCTCTAATGATGGTGCTTGTTCTATGGCGGCATCAATTGATAATCTTGATGATGACTAG
- the LOC112716344 gene encoding AAA-ATPase ASD, mitochondrial gives METIGNLWSQLGSIMASIMFVYAIYEQFFPPSLRTYIRKHTQSFTNFFYPYIQITFPEFTGEKLRRSDAYTCIQTYLSENSSKTARRLKAEVVKDSQTPLVLSMADNEEITDEFNGVKVWWYSNHTTPKTQSFSFYPASDEKRFLTLTFHRRHRDLVTGSYINHVLEEGKAISTKNRQLKLYTNNPSDNWYGYKRTKWSHIVFEHPARFETLAMDPKKKQEILNDLVKFKKGKEYYEKIGKAWKRGYLLYGPPGTGKSTMIAAMANFMNYDVYDLELTAVKENTELRKLLIETTGKSIIVIEDIDCSLDLTGQRKKKKENEENEEDQKDPLKKAKSEEEKASKVTLSGLLNFIDGIWSACGGERIIIFTTNFIDKLDPALIRRGRMDKHIELSYCGFEAFKVLAKNYLDVESHGLFPVIERKLVETDMTPADVAENLMPKSVDEDSDTCLRNLVKSLEEAKEEAERKKKKEAEEEVKKKAEEEEAAKLKAEKEKEELAKEKEVICNAKSDGDGGVKENGVLH, from the coding sequence ATGGAGACTATTGGCAATTTATGGTCACAACTAGGCTCTATCATGGCATCCATAATGTTTGTATATGCAATATACGAGCAATTCTTCCCACCTTCCCTTCGAACCTACATCCGAAAACACACACAATCCTTCACTAACTTTTTCTACCCTTACATCCAAATCACCTTCCCGGAGTTCACCGGCGAAAAGCTCCGCCGCAGCGACGCCTACACTTGTATCCAGACTTACCTCAGCGAAAACTCCTCCAAAACCGCCAGACGGCTCAAAGCCGAAGTCGTCAAAGACAGTCAAACGCCGCTCGTGTTGAGCATGGCCGACAACGAAGAAATCACGGACGAGTTTAACGGCGTCAAAGTCTGGTGGTACTCCAACCACACCACACCAAAAACGCAGTCGTTTTCGTTCTACCCTGCTTCCGACGAGAAGCGGTTCTTAACGCTGACGTTTCATCGGCGGCACCGCGATCTCGTCACCGGCTCTTACATCAATCACGTGTTGGAGGAAGGGAAAGCGATTTCCACGAAGAACCGCCAGTTGAAGCTCTACACGAACAATCCAAGTGATAACTGGTACGGATACAAACGCACCAAGTGGAGTCACATAGTTTTCGAGCACCCTGCGCGGTTCGAGACTCTGGCCATGGATCCGAAGAAGAAACAAGAAATCTTAAACGATCTTGTTAAGTTCAAGAAAGGGAAAGAGTATTATGAAAAAATCGGAAAGGCTTGGAAGAGAGGGTATTTGCTGTACGGTCCTCCAGGGACTGGAAAGTCAACAATGATAGCTGCAATGGCGAATTTCATGAACTATGATGTGTATGATCTTGAATTGACGGCTGTGAAGGAGAACACCGAGTTGAGGAAGCTGTTGATTGAGACAACTGGGAAGTCTATTATCGTAATTGAGGACATTGATTGCTCGCTGGATCTTACTggacagaggaagaagaagaaggagaatgaggaGAATGAGGAAGATCAGAAGGATCCATTGAAGAAAGCTAAGAGTGAAGAGGAGAAGGCAAGCAAGGTAACGCTTTCGGGGCTGTTGAACTTCATTGATGGGATTTGGTCTGCGTGTGGAGGGGAGAGGATTATAATCTTTACGACGAATTTCATCGATAAGCTTGATCCTGCATTGATAAGGAGGGGAAGGATGGACAAGCATATTGAACTTTCTTACTGCGGTTTTGAAGCGTTTAAGGTTCTTGCAAAGAACTATTTGGATGTTGAGAGTCATGGCTTGTTTCCGGTTATTGAGAGGAAGTTGGTTGAGACTGATATGACGCCTGCTGATGTTGCTGAGAATCTTATGCCCAAGTCGGTTGATGAAGATTCGGATACTTGTTTAAGGAATTTGGTTAAGTCGCTCGAAGAGGCGAAGGAGGAGgcggagaggaagaagaagaaggaagcagAGGAGGAAGTAAAGAAgaaagctgaagaagaagaagcagctaagTTGAAggcagagaaagaaaaagaagagttagCAAAAGAGAAAGAAGTGATTTGCAATGCTAAATCTGATGGTGATGGTGGAGTGAAAGAAAATGGTGTCTTGCATTGA
- the LOC112716345 gene encoding AAA-ATPase At3g28580: protein MKQAWRELGTLMATTMFVYTVFMRLLPPPLRDRIRRHTRKIIHYLYPYIRITFHEFTGENYFMRSEAYTAIQTYLSQHSSKLASRLKAEEAKSSSNTNSPLIFSMDDNEEIEDEFQGIKIKWVSNKITQKTGSFSWHPEEKRYYKLTLHRCYRDIIIGSYLNHVLEEARAIEMKSRELKLYANSKTKWSHIVFEHPARFETLAMDPKKKEEMVKDLVKFKKGKEYYKKVGKAWKRGYLLYGPPGTGKSTMVAAMANFMNYDVYDLELTAVKDNSELRKLLINTASKSIIVIEDIDCSLDLTGQRKKKKKNGKSDAREEGKGAVKRSDGEEDEKGSKVTLSGLLNIIDGIWSACGGEKIMIFTTNFVEKLDPALIRRGRMDKHIELSYCRYEAFKILAKNYLDLEYHNLFPTIEKLLEMTNMTPADVAENLMPKSLDEGVDTCLCNLVQALEKSKQDSNKVEINEKGEVQSTRE, encoded by the exons ATGAAACAAGCATGGAGAGAGTTAGGCACACTCATGGCCACCACCATGTTTGTGTACACCGTATTCATGCGGTTGTTACCACCACCTCTTCGCGATCGAATCCGACGCCACACCCGAAAAATCATCCATTACTTATACCCTTACATCAGAATCACCTTCCATGAATTCACAGGCGAAAACTACTTCATGAGGAGTGAAGCTTATACTGCAATCCAAACATACCTTAGCCAACACTCTTCCAAACTAGCCTCAAGGCTCAAAGCCGAAGAGGCGAAATCAAGCAGCAACACCAATTCCCCTTTAATTTTCAGCATGGATGACAACGAAGAAATAGAAGATGAGTTCCAAGGGATTAAGATTAAGTGGGTTTCAAACAAAATTACTCAGAAAACAGGGTCATTTTCTTGGCACCCGGAAGAGAAAAGGTACTATAAACTCACCCTTCATAGGTGCTATAGAGATATCATAATTGGATCTTACCTCAACCATGTGTTGGAAGAAGCAAGAGCCATTGAAATGAAGAGTAGGGAGTTGAAACTGTATGCAAATAGCAAGACAAAGTGGAGCCACATAGTTTTCGAGCACCCGGCGAGGTTCGAGACCTTGGCAATGGAtccgaagaagaaggaagagatggTGAAGGATCTTGTTAAGTTCAAGAAAGGGAAAGAGTACTACAAGAAAGTGGGGAAGGCTTGGAAGAGAGGGTATTTGCTGTATGGTCCTCCAGGGACTGGAAAGTCAACTATGGTGGCTGCCATGGCTAATTTCATGAACTATGATGTGTATGATCTTGAATTAACCGCCGTGAAGGACAATTCTGAGTTGAGAAAACTGTTGATTAACACGGCAAGTAAGTCCATTATCGTCATTGAAGACATTGATTGCTCACTTGATCTCACTGGCCAGAGGAAGAAAAAG AAGAAGAATGGGAAAAGTGATGCGAGGGAAGAAGGGAAAGGTGCTGTAAAAAGGAGCGACGGCGAAGAAGATGAGAAGGGTAGTAAGGTAACTTTGTCTGGTTTGTTGAATATAATAGATGGAATTTGGTCAGCTTGTGGGGGAGAGAAGATAATGATTTTCACAACCAATTTTGTGGAGAAGCTTGATCCAGCTTTGATTAGGAGAGGGAGAATGGACAAGCACATTGAATTATCATATTGTCGCTATGAAGCATTCAAGATTCTTGCAAAGAACTATTTGGATCTTGAGTACCACAATTTGTTTCCCACAATTGAGAAATTGTTGGAAATGACCAATATGACCCCTGCTGATGTTGCTGAGAATCTCATGCCTAAGTCACTTGATGAGGGAGTGGACACTTGCTTGTGTAATTTGGTTCAAGCTCTTGAGAAATCCAAGCAAGATTCAAACAAGGTAGAGATTAATGAAAAGGGGGAAGTCCAATCTACAAGAGAATAA